The Lysobacter oculi genomic sequence GCGGGCGTGGTGGCGCGGCGCGACGTGGAACCCGGCGAGACCATCGCGCCCGGCATGCCGCTGCTGAGCGTGTACGCGCCCGGCGAGCTGCGCATCGAGGTCGCCGTGCCGCAGACGCGCGCCGAGGCGATCCGTCGCGATCCGCGCGCCCGCGTGCGCCTGGGCGACGGGCGCGAGGTGGTGCCGGCCGGCGTGGTGGTGTTTCCCGCCGCCGACCCGCTCAGCCACAGCGTCAACGTGCGCGTCACCTTGCCGGACCTGGCCCCCGTGCCGGCGCCCGGCACCACCGCCAAGGTGGTGTTCGATGCCGATGCGGTGCAGGACGACAACGACCAGCCGCCGCGTGCCGTGCGCATCCCGGTAGATGCCCTCGTGCAGCGCGGCGAGCTGAGCGGCGTCTACGTGGTGCGGGACGGTCGCCTGCTGCTGCGGCAGCTGCGGCTGGGGGCGGCGCGCGCCGGACATGTCGAAGTGATCGCGGGCCTGGACGCGGGGGATGTGGTCGCGCGCGATCCGGTCGCGGCCACACGCGCCATCGCCGCGCAGCGGCAGGCGGCGGCATCGAAATGAGTGCGGCGCGCTTCGGCATTTCAGGGCGACTGGCGGCCGCGTTCCAGTCCAATCCGCTGACGCCCATCCTCGCGATCGTCGGCCTGCTGCTCGGGCTGGCCGCGGTGATGGTCACCCCGCGTGAGGAAGAGCCGCAGATCGACGTGACCATGGCCAACGTCATCGTGCCGTTCCAGGGCGCGGGTGCGCGCGACGTCGAGCAGTGGGTCGCCACGCCGCTGGAGCAGAAGCTCGCCGAGATCGAAGGCGTCAAGCACGTGTACTCGGTGAGTCGCCCCGGCGTGGCGGTGATGACGGTGGAGTTCGAGGTCGGGATCGCGCGGCAGCCGGCGCTGGTGCGGCTCTACAACCAGGTGTTCTCCAACCAGGACTGGATGCCGGCCAACGTCGGCGTCGGCCCGGCCATCGTCAAGCCCAAGGGTATCGATGACGTACCGGTGATGGCGCTGACCTTGTGGAGCGACGATGCCGATGTCGATGCCACGGCGCTCGCGGAAGTCGCGCACACGCTGGAGGCCGAGCTCAAGCGCATCCCGGGCACCCGCGACATCTACACCCTCGGCGCGCCCGAGCGCGTGGTGTCGGTGACGCTGGATGCCGCCGCGCTGTCC encodes the following:
- a CDS encoding efflux RND transporter periplasmic adaptor subunit: MHLAKMLLAGAMTALLLTACADAPAPDATPALPKDFATFTVEAGGAIPGRGWEGVVESVRRADLAAQTAGRVTAVNVDVDDRVAAGQVLLRISAVEQQAGANTARAQLRAAEAAAAEAEQTWRRYAALGGGQYVSRQQVDQARAARDAAAAARDAARAQVAQAAQQADYTVVRAPFAGVVARRDVEPGETIAPGMPLLSVYAPGELRIEVAVPQTRAEAIRRDPRARVRLGDGREVVPAGVVVFPAADPLSHSVNVRVTLPDLAPVPAPGTTAKVVFDADAVQDDNDQPPRAVRIPVDALVQRGELSGVYVVRDGRLLLRQLRLGAARAGHVEVIAGLDAGDVVARDPVAATRAIAAQRQAAASK